The Opitutaceae bacterium genome has a window encoding:
- a CDS encoding SDR family oxidoreductase, with product MPKTILIAGGTSGIGLASAHLLKESGHRVICACRHPDAPTDEPDLETLPFDATDPHPTLELPDSLDGCVYYPGTINLKPFHRLTDEDYLNDLQINLLGAVRLLRLALPGLKKADRSSVVLFSSVAVQTGLSFHASIASAKGAIEGLTRSLAAEWAPRIRVNAIAPSLTDTPLAQPFLNSEIKRTASEKRHPLNRVGSAQDTAKAVAYLLSDDSGFMTGQVLKLDGGLSALRTL from the coding sequence GTGCCCAAGACCATCCTCATCGCCGGAGGCACCTCCGGCATCGGCCTCGCCTCCGCGCACCTGCTCAAGGAATCCGGACACCGGGTGATCTGCGCCTGCCGCCATCCCGACGCACCCACGGATGAACCCGATCTCGAGACCCTACCCTTCGACGCGACCGATCCACATCCCACCCTAGAGCTCCCGGACAGTCTGGACGGCTGCGTCTATTATCCCGGAACAATCAACCTGAAGCCATTCCATCGTCTGACCGACGAGGACTACCTGAATGATCTTCAGATCAACCTGCTCGGCGCCGTCCGCCTGCTCCGGCTGGCCCTGCCCGGCTTGAAGAAAGCCGATCGGAGCTCGGTCGTCCTCTTTTCCTCGGTCGCCGTCCAGACCGGTCTGTCCTTTCACGCCAGCATCGCCTCCGCCAAAGGCGCAATCGAGGGCCTGACCCGGTCACTGGCCGCGGAATGGGCGCCGCGCATCCGGGTCAACGCCATCGCCCCTTCGCTGACCGACACGCCCCTGGCACAGCCCTTCCTCAACTCGGAAATCAAACGAACCGCCTCCGAAAAACGACACCCGCTCAACCGTGTCGGCAGCGCGCAGGATACCGCCAAAGCCGTTGCCTATCTCCTCAGCGACGACTCCGGCTTCATGACCGGCCAGGTCCTCAAACTCGACGGCGGTCTTTCCGCCCTCAGGACTCTCTGA
- a CDS encoding alpha-E domain-containing protein → MLSRVANLVYWTARYVERAQNAARLIDVNAQLVIDLNGNRNLDRANDWIPMIHALGDEKLFSSLYPECNEESVVNFVIFEARNPTSILSCINYARENARCIRDQISSEAWEQLNRIYLRLQNESFANYSRLGAYEYLNRIKGSLILFNGIVDSMFPRNEAWHFYQAGMFLERADNTSRLIDVKYFALLPSVSLVGTAIDTIQWASVLRSCSAFEAFRKSRRGQITPSRVIDYLFLEPSFPRSIRFCISEADNVVRWISRNADHQFTNNPTRSLGRLRANLDYATVREIIDYGPHEYIDALQLKLAAIGNEIETTFFNYELESAPVLA, encoded by the coding sequence ATGCTTTCCCGAGTCGCCAATCTCGTTTACTGGACCGCCCGCTATGTCGAGCGCGCGCAGAACGCCGCCCGCCTCATCGACGTCAACGCCCAACTGGTCATCGACCTGAACGGGAACCGAAACCTCGATCGAGCCAATGACTGGATCCCCATGATCCATGCCCTCGGCGACGAGAAGCTCTTTTCCAGTCTGTATCCGGAATGCAACGAGGAGAGTGTGGTCAATTTCGTCATCTTCGAAGCCCGGAACCCCACCTCCATCCTTTCCTGCATCAACTACGCCCGCGAGAACGCCCGGTGTATCCGCGACCAGATCTCCAGCGAAGCCTGGGAACAACTCAACCGCATCTACCTGCGTCTGCAGAATGAAAGCTTCGCCAACTATTCCCGTCTGGGCGCCTACGAATACCTCAACCGGATCAAGGGCTCCCTCATTCTCTTCAACGGGATCGTCGACTCCATGTTTCCGCGCAATGAGGCCTGGCACTTCTACCAGGCCGGCATGTTCCTGGAACGGGCCGACAACACTTCGCGCCTGATCGACGTCAAGTACTTCGCCCTTCTGCCCTCCGTTTCATTGGTCGGCACCGCCATCGATACCATTCAATGGGCCTCCGTCCTGCGGTCCTGCTCCGCCTTCGAGGCCTTCCGCAAGAGCCGCCGAGGCCAGATCACGCCGTCCCGGGTGATCGATTACCTCTTCCTGGAACCGTCGTTTCCCCGCAGCATCCGCTTCTGTATCAGCGAGGCGGACAATGTGGTGCGCTGGATCTCAAGGAATGCCGATCATCAGTTCACCAACAACCCGACGCGATCCCTCGGGCGCCTGCGCGCCAACCTCGACTACGCCACCGTTCGCGAGATCATCGATTACGGTCCCCACGAATACATCGACGCGCTCCAATTGAAACTCGCCGCGATCGGAAATGAGATTGAAACGACGTTCTTCAATTACGAACTCGAATCCGCCCCCGTCCTCGCCTGA
- a CDS encoding DNA glycosylase: MRLKRRSSITNSNPPPSSPEPILPIPTPEGWSEWQTLPCPHPFDSASLAETLDGGQAFRWTCLAEGNWEGVFADLVARLHLDPASGSVRISLPEPLLCVENVARVARYLGRDTDWKGLVDALPWRSDPHLHQAIAAFPGLRILRQPMEETLLGFLCSATKRIIQIRQMCALLARDAGVEIAPDVHRLPTFREIAGGGPERLNGCLLGFRAKYILATARFLAEHPGWLEETEHLPYPEAKVRLRQLPGVGEKVADCVLLFGAGKLEAFPVDTWISQTLARRYHLTGWTNSQLAEFGRAHFGPAAGLAQQFLFSWERRFGKP, from the coding sequence ATGAGATTGAAACGACGTTCTTCAATTACGAACTCGAATCCGCCCCCGTCCTCGCCTGAGCCCATCCTGCCCATTCCGACGCCGGAAGGCTGGTCGGAGTGGCAGACTCTTCCCTGCCCCCATCCATTCGACTCCGCCTCCCTGGCCGAAACGCTCGACGGAGGTCAGGCCTTCCGATGGACCTGCCTGGCTGAGGGCAACTGGGAAGGTGTCTTTGCCGATCTGGTTGCCCGCCTGCATCTCGATCCCGCATCCGGGAGCGTCCGGATCAGTCTGCCCGAGCCGCTCCTTTGCGTCGAAAATGTCGCCCGCGTTGCCCGGTACCTGGGCAGGGACACCGACTGGAAGGGCCTTGTCGATGCGCTTCCATGGCGATCCGATCCTCATCTTCACCAGGCCATCGCCGCCTTTCCCGGACTGCGCATCCTGCGCCAGCCGATGGAAGAGACCCTCCTCGGCTTCCTCTGCAGTGCCACCAAACGAATCATCCAGATTCGGCAGATGTGCGCCCTCCTCGCCCGCGACGCCGGAGTCGAAATCGCACCCGACGTCCACCGCCTGCCCACCTTCCGGGAAATCGCCGGTGGCGGCCCCGAGAGACTCAATGGCTGTCTTCTCGGCTTCCGGGCGAAGTACATTCTGGCGACCGCCCGGTTCCTCGCCGAACACCCCGGCTGGCTGGAAGAGACCGAACACCTCCCCTACCCCGAAGCGAAAGTCCGTCTCAGGCAACTCCCCGGCGTCGGTGAAAAAGTGGCCGACTGCGTCCTGCTCTTTGGCGCCGGCAAACTCGAAGCCTTCCCCGTCGATACCTGGATCAGTCAGACCCTTGCCCGCCGCTACCACCTGACCGGCTGGACCAACTCCCAGCTCGCCGAATTCGGCCGCGCCCATTTTGGCCCCGCCGCCGGCCTCGCCCAGCAGTTTCTCTTCTCCTGGGAACGACGCTTCGGAAAGCCCTGA
- a CDS encoding NAD(P)-dependent alcohol dehydrogenase, which produces MKALVLERRLELSLRDFDIRETLGPRDVRVRIQTVGICGSDVHYYTHGRIGPFEVKEPMILGHECAGVILETGAEVKHLKVGQRVCMEPGIPDPTSRPSRLGHYNLDPKVRFWATPPIHGCLRPEVIHPADFTFAVPDNVTQAEAAMVEPLAVGLHAATKAGIKPGDVALVTGAGPIGMLTALAALASGCSRVFVTDVVPEKLALAGTLGPITALHAAKDDVTAAILAATDGWGADVVFEASGNGRAASSVFNALCPGGTVVFVGMPLEPIAYDVVAAQVKEARVEHVFRYAHVFPRALALMAGGGLDVKPLITDRFPFEDSIRAFEFAAAMPPSSVKAQIELPGA; this is translated from the coding sequence ATGAAAGCCCTCGTCCTCGAACGCCGCCTCGAACTCTCCCTACGCGATTTCGATATCCGCGAAACCCTTGGTCCCCGGGATGTCCGTGTCCGGATCCAGACCGTCGGGATCTGCGGCAGTGATGTCCATTACTACACCCACGGCCGGATCGGGCCCTTCGAGGTCAAGGAGCCCATGATCCTTGGACACGAATGCGCCGGGGTCATTCTCGAAACCGGAGCCGAGGTCAAACACCTCAAGGTGGGCCAGCGCGTCTGCATGGAACCCGGCATCCCCGACCCGACCAGCCGCCCCTCCCGGCTCGGACACTACAATCTCGACCCCAAGGTCCGCTTCTGGGCGACGCCGCCCATCCACGGCTGCCTCCGACCGGAAGTCATCCACCCGGCCGACTTCACTTTCGCCGTCCCCGACAACGTGACCCAGGCGGAGGCGGCCATGGTCGAACCCCTCGCCGTCGGCCTGCACGCCGCCACCAAGGCAGGCATCAAACCCGGTGATGTCGCCCTCGTCACCGGTGCCGGCCCCATCGGAATGCTCACCGCCCTCGCCGCCCTGGCTTCCGGCTGCAGCCGCGTCTTTGTCACCGATGTGGTCCCCGAGAAACTCGCGTTGGCCGGGACACTCGGCCCCATCACCGCCCTCCATGCCGCCAAGGATGACGTGACCGCCGCCATCCTCGCCGCCACCGACGGATGGGGCGCCGACGTCGTCTTCGAGGCCAGCGGCAACGGCCGCGCCGCTTCCTCCGTCTTCAACGCCCTCTGCCCGGGCGGCACCGTGGTCTTTGTCGGCATGCCCCTCGAACCGATCGCCTACGACGTGGTGGCCGCCCAGGTGAAGGAGGCCCGGGTCGAGCACGTCTTCCGCTACGCCCACGTCTTCCCTCGGGCCCTCGCCCTCATGGCCGGAGGCGGACTCGACGTGAAGCCGCTCATCACCGACCGCTTCCCCTTCGAAGACAGCATCCGGGCCTTCGAATTCGCCGCCGCCATGCCCCCCAGTTCGGTCAAGGCCCAGATCGAACTGCCCGGCGCCTGA
- a CDS encoding circularly permuted type 2 ATP-grasp protein, protein MSDLFQTYQLGGFYDEMFSAPGVPRPHYAPLFDRLSAMDASELRLKQEVANQSFLRRGVTFTVYSDNQGTERIFPFDLIPRIIPADEWRTLEAGLTQRMTALNLFLKDIYHEQKILADGIIPRDLIESSKHFRKEMMGVDLPRDLYVHINGTDLIRDTSGQYLVLEDNLRSPSGVSYVLENRQVIKRVFPNLFDNYPVRPVDQYCQDLLHTLAHLAPEHIGDPTVVLLTPGVYNSAYFEHSFLARQMGIEIVEGSDLIVRDHRVYLRTTRGLSPVHVIYRRIDDDFLDPTVFREDSMLGVPGIFEAYRRGNVALSNPIGTGVADDKATYYFVPDMIRYYLDQEPILQNVETFLSARPDELKYILERLPELVVKSVNEAGGYGMLIGPHATRESIEEFRQKIQENPRNFVAQPTIGLSTSPTACADQIEGRHIDLRPYILNGDTIRIVPGGLTRVALPKGSLVVNSSQGGGSKDTWVLSDSQESMTQESRQLTV, encoded by the coding sequence ATGTCAGACCTTTTTCAAACCTACCAACTCGGCGGATTCTACGATGAGATGTTCTCCGCCCCCGGAGTGCCCAGGCCTCACTATGCCCCGCTCTTCGATCGCCTCAGCGCGATGGATGCGTCCGAACTGAGACTGAAGCAGGAAGTCGCCAACCAATCGTTCCTGAGACGAGGCGTCACCTTCACGGTCTACAGCGACAACCAGGGAACCGAAAGAATCTTTCCCTTCGACCTCATTCCCCGGATCATCCCGGCCGACGAATGGCGGACGCTCGAAGCGGGACTGACCCAGCGGATGACCGCGCTCAATCTCTTCCTCAAGGATATCTATCATGAGCAGAAGATCCTCGCCGACGGCATCATCCCACGCGACCTGATCGAGTCCTCCAAGCATTTCCGCAAGGAGATGATGGGGGTCGATCTTCCCCGCGACCTCTACGTCCACATCAACGGCACCGACCTGATCCGCGACACCTCGGGTCAGTACCTCGTCCTCGAAGACAACCTGCGCAGCCCTTCCGGTGTCTCCTACGTGCTGGAGAACCGCCAGGTCATCAAACGGGTATTCCCCAATCTCTTCGACAACTACCCGGTCCGGCCTGTCGATCAGTACTGCCAGGATCTCCTGCACACCCTCGCCCACCTCGCACCCGAGCACATCGGCGATCCGACCGTCGTGCTCCTCACACCCGGCGTCTACAATTCGGCCTACTTCGAACACTCCTTCCTCGCCCGCCAGATGGGCATAGAGATCGTGGAAGGATCCGACCTCATCGTCCGCGATCATCGAGTCTACCTGCGAACCACCCGCGGCCTCTCGCCCGTCCATGTCATCTACCGGCGGATTGATGATGATTTCCTCGATCCCACGGTCTTCCGCGAGGATTCCATGCTGGGCGTGCCCGGGATATTTGAAGCCTACCGGAGGGGGAACGTGGCCCTGAGCAACCCCATCGGCACCGGGGTGGCCGACGACAAGGCCACCTATTACTTTGTCCCGGACATGATCCGCTACTACCTCGACCAGGAGCCGATCCTCCAGAACGTGGAGACCTTCCTTTCGGCCCGGCCCGACGAGCTCAAGTACATCCTCGAGCGCCTGCCCGAACTCGTCGTCAAGAGTGTCAACGAAGCCGGCGGCTACGGCATGCTGATCGGACCTCACGCCACCAGGGAATCGATCGAGGAATTCCGGCAGAAAATCCAGGAGAACCCCCGCAACTTTGTCGCCCAGCCCACCATCGGTCTTTCGACCAGCCCGACGGCCTGCGCCGACCAGATCGAGGGGCGCCATATCGATCTCCGACCCTATATTCTCAACGGCGACACCATCCGGATCGTGCCCGGCGGGCTGACCCGTGTCGCCCTTCCCAAGGGTTCCCTCGTCGTGAACTCGAGCCAGGGAGGCGGCAGCAAGGACACCTGGGTGCTCTCCGATTCCCAGGAATCGATGACCCAGGAATCCAGGCAACTGACCGTCTGA